From a region of the Xanthomonas rydalmerensis genome:
- a CDS encoding sodium/sugar symporter codes for MGLATLDVAIVVVYLAGIFMLAQWVSREKAGHRKSAEDYFLASKTLPWWAIGASLIAANISAEQIIGMAGSGYAIGLAIASYEWMAALTLLIVGKFFLPIFLRNGIYTMPQFLEQRYGKWIRTLMAVFWLLLYVFVNLTSILWLGSIAVSQVTGMDQTLALALIGVFALVYQLYGGLKAVALTDIVQVTLLVLGGLLVAGLTLSRIGDGAGVLAGFRHLWNAHPEHFHMILSKDNPFYKDLPGLSVLIGGLWVMNISYWGFNQYIIQRALAAKNIGEAQKGMVFAAFLKLLMPVVVVVPGIAAVVLAPDLAKPDQAYPTMMQLLPSGILGLVFAALVAAIVASLASKINSVATIFTLDFYAKFRPQADQPQLVRVGRVAAVASVLIGILTARPLLGNFDQGFQFIQEFTGFFTPGVVVIFMLGLFWKRANEAGALTAAIGSVLLSFALKKLWPELPFMDRIGLVFVLSLVAAVLVSLLTPQAPARDLIRTDDVRYGTTLGFKLGAAAVIAILVALYAVFW; via the coding sequence GTGGGTCTGGCGACGTTGGATGTGGCGATCGTGGTGGTGTATCTGGCGGGCATCTTCATGCTCGCGCAATGGGTCTCGCGGGAGAAGGCCGGGCACCGCAAGAGTGCCGAGGACTACTTCCTGGCCAGCAAGACCCTGCCGTGGTGGGCGATCGGCGCCTCGTTGATCGCGGCGAACATCTCCGCCGAGCAGATCATCGGCATGGCCGGCTCCGGCTACGCGATCGGCCTGGCGATCGCCTCCTACGAATGGATGGCGGCGCTGACGTTGCTGATCGTCGGCAAGTTCTTCCTGCCGATCTTCCTGCGCAACGGCATCTACACCATGCCGCAGTTCCTGGAGCAGCGCTACGGCAAGTGGATCCGCACGCTGATGGCGGTGTTCTGGCTGCTGCTGTACGTGTTCGTCAACCTGACCTCGATCCTGTGGCTCGGCTCGATCGCGGTGAGCCAGGTCACCGGCATGGACCAGACGCTGGCGCTGGCGCTGATCGGCGTGTTCGCGCTGGTCTACCAGTTGTACGGCGGCTTGAAGGCGGTGGCGCTGACCGACATCGTGCAGGTCACCCTGCTGGTGCTCGGCGGCCTGCTGGTCGCCGGCCTGACCCTGTCGCGGATCGGCGACGGTGCCGGCGTGCTCGCCGGCTTCCGGCACCTGTGGAACGCGCACCCCGAGCATTTCCACATGATCCTGTCCAAGGACAACCCGTTCTACAAGGATCTGCCGGGCCTGAGCGTGCTGATCGGCGGCTTGTGGGTGATGAACATCAGCTACTGGGGCTTCAACCAGTACATCATCCAGCGCGCGCTGGCGGCCAAGAACATCGGCGAGGCGCAGAAGGGCATGGTGTTCGCCGCGTTCCTGAAGCTGCTGATGCCGGTGGTGGTGGTGGTGCCGGGCATCGCCGCGGTGGTGCTGGCGCCGGACCTGGCCAAGCCCGACCAGGCCTATCCGACGATGATGCAACTGCTGCCCAGCGGCATCCTCGGCCTGGTGTTCGCCGCGCTGGTGGCGGCGATCGTGGCTTCGCTGGCGTCCAAGATCAATTCGGTGGCGACCATCTTCACCCTGGACTTCTACGCCAAGTTCCGCCCGCAGGCCGACCAGCCGCAGCTGGTGCGGGTCGGCCGCGTGGCCGCGGTGGCCTCGGTGCTGATCGGCATCCTCACCGCGCGGCCGCTGCTGGGCAATTTCGACCAGGGCTTCCAGTTCATCCAGGAATTCACCGGCTTCTTCACCCCGGGCGTGGTGGTGATCTTCATGCTCGGCCTGTTCTGGAAGCGCGCCAACGAGGCCGGCGCGCTGACCGCGGCGATCGGCTCGGTGCTGCTGTCGTTCGCGCTGAAGAAGCTGTGGCCGGAACTGCCGTTCATGGACCGCATCGGCCTGGTGTTCGTGCTGTCGCTGGTGGCGGCGGTGCTGGTGTCGCTGCTGACCCCGCAGGCGCCGGCGCGCGACCTGATCCGTACCGACGACGTGCGCTACGGCACCACGCTGGGCTTCAAGCTCGGCGCCGCGGCGGTGATCGCGATCCTAGTGGCGTTGTACGCGGTGTTCTGGTGA
- a CDS encoding glycoside hydrolase family 3 protein, which yields MHTQPVGATAPLRTALAVAAALGLLALVAAVPGRSVPATAVPAPVPPPIHPELWPSPAWPLKEDPALEARITKLMAQMSVEQKVGQTVQGDIGSMTPDDVRRYHIGSVLAGGNSDPGGKYDASPAQWLALADAYYAASMQKDGAGPAIPIIFGIDAVHGQSNIVGATLFPHNIGLGATRDPELMRKIGEITAAETRTTGMEWTFAPTVAVPQDDRWGRTYEGYSESPEVVASYAGKMVEGLQGVPGTPGFLDGTHVISSVKHFLGDGGTTDGKDQGDTRISEQQLRDIHGAGYPPAIAAGAQSVMASFNSFNGVKMHGHKAMLTDVLKGQMHFGGFVVGDWNGHGQVPGCRNDDCPAAFNAGVDMLMAPDSWKGVYENALKAVKSGEIPMARLDDAVRRILRVKLRLGLFEAGKPSQRPLGGKFALLGAPEHRAVARQAVRESLVLLKNQQQVLPLKPQIKLLVAGDGANDMGKQAGGWTLNWQGTGTKRADYPNGTTIWEGLQQQVTAAGGSAELAVDGKFTTKPDAAVVVFGENPYAEFQGDIATLLYKPGDDSDLELIKSLKAQGIPVVAVFLSGRPLWVNREINAADAFVAAWLPGSEGAGIADVLLRKPDGSVQYDFHGKLSFSWPRTAMQFANNVGQKNYNPQFAFGYGLTYEDKGDLNRLSEVSGVSGAQAVGGVYLDRGKPATGINLILFGGAQANLPATTFPAALSDGSLKVTAIDYKAQEDARRLVWSGTGKSGLALVLPKPLDVSRESNGDLQLILTLKVDAAPSAATRIGVACGHDCGARLDLGKALAALPKGEWRTLGVPLKCFAVAGADVTRLERLPLIESDGALDLSLSRIALGSSNDAQRVVDCPLR from the coding sequence TTGCATACACAGCCTGTTGGCGCGACCGCGCCGCTTCGCACTGCGCTGGCCGTGGCCGCTGCGCTTGGCCTGCTGGCCCTGGTCGCGGCGGTTCCGGGCCGCTCGGTTCCCGCCACGGCGGTCCCGGCCCCTGTGCCGCCGCCGATCCACCCGGAACTGTGGCCGTCGCCGGCCTGGCCGCTGAAGGAGGATCCGGCGCTGGAGGCGCGCATCACCAAGCTGATGGCGCAGATGTCGGTGGAGCAGAAGGTCGGGCAGACCGTGCAGGGCGACATCGGCAGCATGACCCCGGACGACGTGCGCCGCTATCACATCGGCTCGGTGCTGGCCGGCGGTAATTCCGATCCCGGCGGCAAGTACGACGCCAGCCCGGCGCAATGGCTGGCGCTGGCCGATGCCTACTACGCGGCGTCCATGCAGAAAGATGGTGCCGGCCCGGCGATTCCGATCATCTTCGGCATCGACGCGGTGCACGGGCAGAGCAACATCGTCGGCGCCACGCTGTTCCCGCACAACATCGGCCTGGGCGCGACGCGCGACCCGGAATTGATGCGCAAGATCGGCGAGATCACCGCCGCCGAGACCCGCACCACCGGCATGGAGTGGACCTTCGCCCCGACCGTGGCGGTGCCGCAGGACGACCGCTGGGGCCGCACCTACGAGGGCTATTCCGAGTCGCCCGAGGTGGTGGCCAGCTACGCCGGCAAGATGGTCGAGGGCCTGCAGGGCGTGCCCGGCACGCCCGGTTTCCTCGACGGCACGCACGTGATTTCCTCGGTCAAGCACTTCCTCGGCGACGGCGGCACCACCGACGGCAAGGACCAGGGCGACACCCGGATCAGCGAACAGCAGCTGCGCGACATCCACGGCGCCGGCTATCCGCCGGCGATCGCGGCCGGCGCGCAGTCGGTGATGGCCTCGTTCAACAGCTTCAACGGGGTCAAGATGCACGGCCACAAGGCCATGCTGACCGACGTGCTGAAGGGGCAGATGCATTTCGGCGGCTTCGTGGTCGGCGACTGGAACGGCCACGGCCAGGTGCCCGGTTGCCGCAACGACGACTGCCCGGCCGCGTTCAACGCCGGCGTGGACATGCTGATGGCGCCGGACAGTTGGAAGGGCGTCTATGAGAACGCGCTGAAGGCGGTGAAGTCGGGCGAGATCCCGATGGCGCGGCTGGACGATGCGGTGCGGCGCATCCTGCGGGTGAAGCTGCGCCTGGGCCTGTTCGAGGCCGGCAAACCGTCGCAGCGCCCGCTCGGCGGCAAGTTCGCATTGCTCGGCGCGCCCGAGCACCGTGCGGTGGCGCGGCAGGCGGTGCGCGAATCGCTGGTGCTGCTGAAGAACCAGCAGCAGGTGTTGCCGCTGAAACCGCAGATCAAGCTGCTGGTCGCCGGCGATGGCGCCAACGACATGGGCAAGCAGGCCGGCGGCTGGACCCTGAACTGGCAGGGCACCGGTACCAAGCGCGCCGACTATCCCAACGGCACCACCATCTGGGAAGGCTTGCAGCAACAGGTCACTGCCGCCGGCGGCAGCGCCGAACTGGCGGTGGACGGCAAGTTCACGACCAAGCCGGACGCGGCGGTGGTGGTGTTCGGCGAGAATCCCTACGCCGAGTTCCAGGGGGACATCGCCACGCTGCTGTACAAGCCCGGCGACGACAGCGACCTGGAGTTGATCAAGTCGCTGAAGGCGCAGGGCATTCCGGTGGTGGCGGTGTTCCTGAGCGGGCGGCCGCTGTGGGTGAACCGCGAGATCAACGCCGCCGATGCCTTCGTCGCGGCCTGGTTGCCAGGCTCGGAAGGCGCCGGCATCGCCGATGTGCTGCTGCGCAAGCCCGACGGCAGCGTGCAATACGATTTCCACGGCAAGCTGAGCTTCTCCTGGCCGCGCACCGCGATGCAGTTCGCCAACAACGTCGGGCAGAAGAACTACAACCCGCAGTTCGCCTTCGGCTACGGCCTCACCTACGAGGACAAGGGCGATCTGAACCGCCTGTCCGAGGTGTCGGGCGTCTCCGGCGCGCAGGCGGTGGGCGGGGTGTACCTGGATCGCGGCAAGCCGGCGACGGGCATCAACCTGATCCTGTTCGGCGGCGCCCAGGCCAACCTGCCGGCGACGACCTTTCCGGCGGCGCTGTCCGACGGGTCGCTCAAGGTCACCGCGATCGACTACAAGGCGCAGGAGGATGCGCGCCGCTTGGTCTGGTCCGGTACCGGCAAGTCGGGGCTGGCGCTGGTGTTGCCCAAGCCGCTGGACGTCTCGCGCGAGAGCAACGGCGACCTGCAATTGATCCTGACCCTGAAGGTGGATGCGGCCCCCAGCGCCGCCACCCGCATCGGCGTGGCCTGCGGCCATGACTGCGGCGCGCGCCTGGACCTCGGCAAGGCGCTGGCCGCGTTGCCCAAGGGCGAGTGGCGCACCCTCGGCGTGCCGCTGAAGTGCTTCGCGGTGGCCGGCGCCGACGTGACCCGGCTCGAGCGCCTGCCGCTGATCGAGAGCGACGGCGCGCTGGATCTCTCGCTGTCGCGGATCGCGCTGGGCAGCAGCAACGACGCGCAGCGCGTGGTCGACTGCCCGCTGCGCTGA
- a CDS encoding PhoX family protein, whose amino-acid sequence MSHLPDSGRRRALRLLAGTSLLPLGSLSAAALASDPAAARLPPLPAPRPGRPPRPRVRAVSFDGMAAPSLAEPAAMATTSVRSHVEVILHDGSRQRFALAYRPFFMTGDQVPDGKGGTVLAGGYYDIHNRPILDRSIPGSERPFFSDCPDGSSLLTLPHAQVPGVRGNTVFAVVQFEYTTRDLAGNGTYRQLPAPIAVLTLDQDPRTGHLRLVKYHNVDTSAVHGLWTTCGASLSPWNTHLSSEEYEPDAASIAGNTQFQRFSEHLYGDPTRANPYHYGHLPEVTVHADGSGSIRKHYCLGRISHELVQVMPDRRTVLMGDDASNGGLFLFVADRDCDLSSGTLYVAKWRQRSASGPGAATLDWIRLGSACSDEIEAMADVLRIDDIMDVATRDPGDPSYTRIPYSGGFNWVRLRPGMEQAAAFLETHRYAALVGGSLGFTKMEGTTVDTRDRIVYSAMSYIQGSMLDGSGDIRVEGPTAGAIYALPLRGGQRDHLGQPIRSEWVPVSMSAPPALVGRDLPAADALGNLADPERIANPDNIKFSERLRTLFIGEDSAMHVNNFLWAYNVDTGKLSRLLSVPAGAESTGLHAVDEIHGWTYVMSNFQHPGDWESPLHDKVKAQLDPLIRANYKDRYGAAVGYLTGDPVGLRLDDA is encoded by the coding sequence ATGTCGCATCTCCCCGATTCCGGTCGCCGCCGAGCGTTGCGCCTGCTGGCCGGCACCTCCCTGCTGCCGCTGGGCAGTCTTTCCGCCGCCGCGTTGGCGAGCGATCCTGCGGCCGCGCGTCTGCCGCCCCTGCCCGCGCCGCGGCCAGGCCGCCCGCCACGGCCGCGCGTGCGCGCGGTCAGCTTCGACGGCATGGCGGCTCCGTCGCTGGCCGAGCCGGCGGCGATGGCCACCACCAGCGTGCGCTCGCATGTCGAGGTGATCCTGCACGACGGCAGTCGCCAACGCTTCGCCCTGGCCTACCGGCCGTTCTTCATGACCGGCGACCAGGTCCCCGACGGTAAGGGCGGCACCGTGCTGGCCGGCGGCTACTACGACATCCACAACCGGCCGATCCTGGATCGCTCGATCCCCGGCAGCGAACGCCCGTTCTTCTCGGACTGTCCCGATGGCTCGTCGCTGCTGACCCTGCCGCATGCGCAGGTGCCCGGCGTGCGCGGCAACACGGTGTTCGCGGTGGTGCAGTTCGAATACACCACGCGCGATCTCGCCGGCAACGGCACCTATCGCCAGCTGCCGGCGCCGATCGCGGTGCTGACCCTGGACCAGGACCCGCGCACCGGCCACCTGCGCCTGGTCAAGTACCACAACGTCGACACCTCGGCGGTCCACGGCCTGTGGACCACCTGTGGCGCCAGCCTTTCGCCCTGGAACACGCACCTGTCCAGCGAAGAATACGAACCCGATGCCGCCAGCATCGCCGGCAACACCCAATTCCAGCGCTTCAGCGAACACCTCTACGGCGATCCCACGCGCGCCAACCCGTATCACTACGGGCACCTGCCCGAAGTGACCGTGCACGCCGACGGCAGCGGCAGCATCCGCAAGCACTACTGTCTGGGCCGCATCTCGCACGAATTGGTGCAGGTGATGCCGGACCGGCGCACCGTGCTGATGGGCGACGATGCCAGCAACGGCGGCCTGTTCCTGTTCGTTGCCGACCGCGACTGCGACCTGTCCAGCGGCACCCTGTACGTGGCGAAGTGGCGACAGCGCTCGGCCAGCGGCCCCGGCGCGGCCACGCTGGACTGGATCCGCCTGGGCAGCGCCTGCAGCGACGAGATCGAAGCGATGGCCGACGTGCTGCGCATCGACGACATCATGGACGTGGCCACGCGCGATCCGGGCGACCCCAGCTACACCCGCATTCCCTACAGCGGCGGCTTCAACTGGGTGCGGCTGCGCCCGGGCATGGAACAGGCCGCCGCCTTCCTGGAAACCCACCGCTACGCCGCGCTGGTCGGCGGCAGCCTGGGTTTCACCAAGATGGAAGGCACCACGGTCGACACCCGCGACCGCATCGTCTACTCGGCGATGTCCTACATCCAGGGCAGCATGCTCGACGGTTCCGGCGACATCCGCGTGGAAGGCCCGACCGCCGGCGCGATCTATGCGCTGCCGCTGCGCGGCGGCCAGCGCGACCATCTCGGCCAGCCGATCCGCAGCGAGTGGGTGCCGGTGTCCATGAGTGCCCCGCCCGCGCTGGTCGGTCGCGATCTGCCCGCAGCCGATGCACTGGGCAATCTGGCCGACCCGGAGCGCATCGCCAATCCGGACAACATCAAGTTCTCGGAACGCTTGCGCACACTGTTCATCGGCGAGGACAGCGCCATGCACGTGAACAACTTCCTGTGGGCCTACAACGTCGACACCGGCAAGCTGTCGCGCCTGCTGTCGGTGCCGGCCGGCGCCGAATCCACCGGCCTGCACGCGGTCGACGAGATCCACGGCTGGACCTACGTGATGAGCAACTTCCAGCATCCCGGCGACTGGGAAAGCCCGCTGCACGACAAGGTCAAGGCGCAGCTGGATCCGTTGATCCGCGCCAACTACAAGGACCGCTACGGCGCGGCGGTGGGCTATCTCACCGGCGACCCGGTCGGGTTGCGCCTGGACGACGCATAG
- the pgi gene encoding glucose-6-phosphate isomerase — protein sequence MTQSTGFDALHSHAQRLRGARLPDLLAAEPGRAETLALQVGPLYFNFARQKYDRAALDALLALAAEHDLAGAFQRLFRGETVNVTEGRAALHTALRGDLTGAPVASQAHASAREVQQRMRGLIDALAQTEVTDIVSVGIGGSDLGPRLVADALRPATGARFRVHFVSNVDGAAMQRTLATLDPARTAGVLISKTFGTQETLLNGQILRDWLGGSERLYAVSANPERAAKAFDIAAGRVLPMWDWVGGRYSLWSAVGFPIALAIGADAFEQLLDGAAQFDAHALNAPLERNVAVLHGLTTLWNRNLLGYATQAVMTYDQRLALLPAYLQQLVMESLGKRVRLDGSPVEADTVPVWWGGAGTDVQHSFFQALHQGTSIVPADFIGCIRNDDPYTVNHQALLANLLAQTEALANGQGSDDPARDYPGGRPSTLILLDALTPQALGALIAMYEHSVYVQSVVWGINAFDQFGVELGKQLASQLLPALQGQSTEVADPVTRAVLARLQG from the coding sequence ATGACACAGTCCACCGGTTTCGACGCACTGCATTCCCACGCCCAGCGCCTGCGCGGGGCGCGCCTTCCCGACCTGCTGGCGGCCGAACCCGGCCGTGCCGAGACGTTGGCGCTGCAGGTCGGACCGCTGTACTTCAATTTCGCGCGGCAGAAGTACGACCGCGCCGCGCTCGACGCGTTGCTGGCGCTGGCCGCCGAGCACGACCTGGCCGGTGCCTTCCAGCGCCTGTTCCGCGGCGAGACGGTCAATGTCACCGAGGGCCGCGCCGCGTTGCACACCGCGCTGCGCGGCGACCTCACCGGCGCGCCGGTGGCCAGCCAGGCCCACGCCAGCGCGCGCGAGGTGCAGCAGCGCATGCGCGGGCTGATCGATGCATTGGCGCAGACCGAGGTCACCGACATCGTCAGCGTCGGCATCGGCGGCTCCGATCTGGGCCCGCGCCTGGTCGCCGATGCGCTGCGTCCGGCCACCGGCGCGCGCTTCCGCGTGCACTTCGTCTCCAACGTGGACGGCGCGGCGATGCAGCGCACCCTGGCCACGCTGGACCCGGCGCGCACCGCCGGCGTGCTGATCTCCAAGACCTTCGGCACCCAGGAAACCCTGCTCAACGGCCAGATCCTGCGCGACTGGCTGGGCGGCAGCGAGCGCCTGTACGCGGTCAGCGCCAATCCCGAACGCGCCGCCAAGGCCTTCGACATCGCCGCCGGCCGCGTGCTGCCGATGTGGGACTGGGTCGGCGGCCGCTACTCGCTGTGGTCGGCGGTGGGCTTCCCGATCGCGCTGGCGATCGGCGCCGACGCCTTCGAACAGTTGCTGGATGGCGCCGCGCAGTTCGACGCGCACGCCCTGAACGCGCCGCTGGAGCGCAACGTGGCTGTGCTGCACGGCCTGACCACGCTGTGGAACCGCAACCTGCTCGGCTACGCGACGCAGGCGGTGATGACCTACGACCAGCGCCTGGCGCTGCTGCCGGCCTACCTGCAGCAGTTGGTGATGGAAAGCCTGGGCAAGCGCGTGCGGCTGGACGGCAGCCCGGTCGAGGCCGATACCGTGCCGGTGTGGTGGGGCGGCGCCGGCACCGACGTGCAGCACAGTTTCTTCCAGGCGCTGCACCAGGGCACCAGCATCGTGCCGGCCGACTTCATCGGCTGCATCCGCAACGACGACCCGTACACCGTCAACCACCAGGCGCTGCTGGCCAACCTGCTGGCGCAGACCGAGGCGCTGGCGAACGGGCAGGGCAGCGACGATCCGGCCCGCGACTACCCGGGCGGCCGCCCGAGCACGCTGATCCTGCTCGACGCGCTGACCCCGCAGGCGCTGGGCGCGCTGATCGCCATGTACGAGCACAGCGTGTATGTGCAGTCGGTGGTCTGGGGCATCAACGCCTTCGACCAGTTCGGCGTCGAACTGGGCAAGCAACTGGCCAGCCAGCTGCTGCCGGCGCTGCAGGGCCAGTCCACCGAGGTTGCCGATCCGGTCACGCGCGCGGTGCTGGCGCGGTTGCAGGGCTGA
- the panD gene encoding aspartate 1-decarboxylase: MQLSLLKTKIHRATVTHSELNYEGSIAIDGLLLDATGIREFEQVHIWDVTNGARFSTYAIRADEGSGIISLNGGAARHVQVGDLIIIAAFAGMSEEEAARFQPTLVYVDGKNKITHTNHSIPKQAA; this comes from the coding sequence ATGCAACTGAGCCTGTTGAAGACCAAGATCCACCGCGCCACCGTCACCCATTCCGAGCTGAACTACGAGGGCTCGATCGCCATCGACGGGCTGCTGCTGGACGCGACCGGCATCCGCGAGTTCGAGCAGGTGCACATCTGGGACGTGACCAATGGTGCGCGGTTCAGCACCTACGCGATCCGCGCCGACGAGGGCAGCGGCATCATTTCGCTCAACGGCGGCGCCGCGCGCCACGTGCAGGTCGGCGACCTGATCATCATCGCCGCCTTCGCCGGCATGAGCGAAGAGGAAGCCGCGCGCTTCCAGCCGACCCTGGTCTACGTGGACGGCAAGAACAAGATCACCCACACCAACCACAGCATCCCAAAGCAGGCCGCATGA
- the panC gene encoding pantoate--beta-alanine ligase, with translation MIETITDLARLRATVSGWKRQGLRVAFVPTMGNLHAGHFSLVMLARQYADRVVSSVFVNPTQFGPNEDFTRYPRTPEADTSGLEGAGCDVLWLPTVESMYPLGVELALRMHTPGVSEVLEGACRPGHFDGVCTVVARLFNQVQPDLAAFGKKDYQQLAVIRQMVADLAFPIEILGGGIVREADGLAMSSRNQYLSAEERPRATHIHRTLLAMREAHLAGRPRAEVEAAATAQLQAAGFEVDYSVLRAPDLSEPQDGRGPRVALIAARLGRTRLIDNLEF, from the coding sequence ATGATCGAGACCATCACCGACCTGGCCCGGCTGCGCGCCACCGTTTCCGGCTGGAAGCGGCAGGGCCTGCGCGTGGCCTTCGTGCCGACCATGGGCAACCTGCATGCCGGACATTTCTCGCTGGTGATGCTGGCGCGGCAATACGCCGACCGCGTGGTGTCCAGCGTGTTCGTCAACCCGACCCAGTTCGGTCCGAACGAGGATTTCACCCGCTATCCGCGCACGCCCGAGGCCGACACCAGCGGCCTGGAAGGCGCCGGCTGCGACGTGCTGTGGCTGCCGACGGTGGAGAGCATGTATCCGCTGGGCGTGGAGCTGGCGTTGCGCATGCACACCCCGGGCGTCAGCGAGGTGCTGGAAGGCGCCTGCCGGCCCGGCCATTTCGATGGCGTGTGCACCGTGGTCGCGCGCCTGTTCAACCAGGTGCAGCCGGACCTGGCCGCGTTCGGCAAGAAGGACTACCAGCAGCTGGCGGTGATCCGGCAGATGGTCGCCGACCTGGCGTTCCCGATCGAGATCCTCGGCGGTGGCATCGTGCGTGAGGCCGACGGCCTGGCGATGAGTTCGCGCAACCAGTACCTGTCGGCCGAGGAGCGGCCGCGTGCCACGCACATCCACCGCACCCTGCTGGCGATGCGCGAGGCCCACCTGGCCGGGCGCCCGCGCGCGGAGGTGGAGGCGGCGGCGACCGCGCAGCTGCAGGCGGCCGGCTTCGAGGTCGACTACAGCGTGCTGCGCGCGCCCGACCTGAGCGAGCCGCAGGACGGCCGCGGTCCGCGCGTGGCGCTGATCGCCGCGCGCCTGGGCCGCACCCGGCTGATCGACAACCTGGAATTCTGA
- the panB gene encoding 3-methyl-2-oxobutanoate hydroxymethyltransferase: protein MSSHADSKPWTVPALAEAKRRQQKLVMLTAYDAGFARAFDANGVDLILIGDSLGMVVQGHDSTLPVTVDDIVYHTAAVARVLQRALLVADLPFQSDATPERALDASTRLLQAGAEMVKLEGAGHKLDVIRFLSERDIPVCSHLGLTPQSVLTFGGYKIQGREEAAAAKLLADAKAVAAAGAALLVLECVPSPLAARITAEIGIPTIGIGAGPDCDGQVLVMHDFLGLDSGHRRPRFVKDFLAEGGSIAGAVSAYADAVRAGTFPDAEHAYAK from the coding sequence ATGAGCAGCCACGCCGACAGCAAGCCCTGGACCGTTCCCGCCCTGGCCGAGGCCAAGCGCCGCCAGCAGAAGCTGGTGATGCTGACCGCCTACGACGCCGGCTTCGCGCGTGCGTTCGACGCCAATGGCGTGGACCTGATCCTGATCGGCGATTCGCTGGGCATGGTGGTGCAGGGCCACGACTCGACCCTGCCGGTGACCGTGGACGACATCGTCTACCACACCGCCGCGGTGGCGCGGGTGCTGCAACGCGCGCTGCTGGTGGCCGACCTGCCGTTCCAGTCCGATGCCACGCCCGAGCGCGCGCTGGATGCGTCGACCCGGCTGCTGCAGGCCGGTGCGGAGATGGTCAAGCTGGAGGGCGCCGGGCACAAGCTGGACGTGATCCGTTTCCTCAGCGAACGCGACATCCCGGTGTGCTCGCACCTGGGCCTGACCCCGCAGTCGGTGCTGACTTTCGGCGGCTACAAGATCCAGGGGCGCGAAGAGGCGGCCGCGGCCAAGCTGCTCGCCGACGCCAAGGCGGTCGCCGCGGCCGGCGCCGCGCTGCTGGTGCTGGAATGCGTGCCGTCGCCGCTGGCCGCGCGGATCACCGCCGAGATCGGGATCCCCACCATCGGCATCGGCGCCGGCCCCGATTGCGACGGCCAGGTGCTGGTGATGCACGATTTCCTCGGTCTGGACAGCGGCCACCGCCGTCCGCGCTTCGTCAAGGATTTCCTGGCCGAAGGCGGTTCCATCGCCGGGGCGGTGAGCGCCTACGCCGACGCGGTGCGCGCCGGTACCTTCCCCGACGCCGAACACGCCTACGCCAAATGA
- the folK gene encoding 2-amino-4-hydroxy-6-hydroxymethyldihydropteridine diphosphokinase, which yields MSAVVETPVQACIGLGGNLGDAAATLRAALAALDTLPQTRLLRASQLYRSPAWGREDQPDFINAAALVATTLPAPALLQSLLDLESRHGRQRLPGERWGPRTLDLDLLLYAEAVIDLPGLQVPHPFLHERAFVLLPLAEIAAEAIVPGHGTVRDVRDRIETGGIVPIGR from the coding sequence GTGAGCGCCGTTGTGGAGACGCCGGTCCAGGCCTGCATCGGCCTGGGCGGCAACCTCGGCGATGCCGCGGCGACCCTGCGCGCGGCCCTGGCCGCGCTCGATACCTTGCCGCAGACCCGCCTGCTGCGCGCCTCGCAGCTGTACCGCAGCCCGGCCTGGGGCCGCGAGGACCAGCCGGACTTCATCAACGCCGCGGCGCTGGTGGCCACCACGCTGCCGGCGCCGGCCTTGCTGCAGTCGCTGCTGGACCTGGAAAGCCGCCACGGCCGCCAGCGCCTGCCCGGCGAACGCTGGGGCCCGCGCACCCTGGACCTGGACCTGCTGCTGTACGCCGAGGCGGTGATCGACCTGCCCGGGCTGCAGGTGCCGCATCCGTTCCTGCACGAGCGTGCCTTCGTGCTGCTGCCGCTGGCCGAGATCGCCGCCGAGGCAATCGTTCCGGGGCATGGAACGGTGCGTGACGTCCGCGACCGCATCGAAACCGGCGGGATCGTGCCAATCGGTAGATAA